Within Micavibrio sp. TMED2, the genomic segment TCCGCGAGGGTATACCCATGTGGACAATCAAGAAGCATACCCATGACAGTCCGTTAGACTTGACATGCGCCATACGGACATATAGCTAAGTGGACACGAGCTATACGGACATATCATGGGAGCTATCCGGTCATGACCACAAAAGCGAATAAGACGATCCTGTACGCACGGGTATCAACCACCGAACAAACATTGGAGCATCAGATTGAACAGGCAAGGAAGGCCGGGTTTGAGATTGATGATGTCATTGAGGACCACGGAGTATCCGGAGTGAATACCCTCATGAAGGACAGACCGGGGGGCAGACGCCTGTTTGACTTGCTGAGAACTAATGATGTGCTGGTAGTGCGATGGGTAGACCGGCTTGGCAGAAACTACCGGGACGTCACCGAGACAATCCGTGAGTTCATGGATAGAGGCGTTGTTATCAGGACGGTCATTAACAACATGACCTTCGACGGCGCTGCACAAGATGCCATGTCAAAGGCTGTCAGGGATGCCCTGATCGGTTTTATGGCAGCAACCGCTGAGGCACAGGCGGAAACACTCAAGGAAGCCCAAAAGGCGGGCATAGAGCACGCTAAAGGACAAGGGAAGTTCCGAGGGAGAAAGCCGGGGTTTGACCGGCAGCAATACGCGATGATTGTGGACCTGTTGAGCAAAGGTGCCCCCATGACCAATATCGCGAAGGAAGCCGGAGTTAGTCGCCAGACTGTCTATCGAATTAAAGACGATATGGCGGGTGCTGAGGCGATGCTGGAGCGATGGGAATGAGTTAAAAGCTCATCACTCGTCTGCCTCGTTATGGTAGGCCCATATCTTCTCTGCCAGAGCTTGGTAATCCTGATCTAGCTCTGGTGCCTCAACCAATTGGTTAATCGTCTCAACTACGATTCCCCAGTCCTCAGAATCAACGAGAC encodes:
- a CDS encoding recombinase translates to MTTKANKTILYARVSTTEQTLEHQIEQARKAGFEIDDVIEDHGVSGVNTLMKDRPGGRRLFDLLRTNDVLVVRWVDRLGRNYRDVTETIREFMDRGVVIRTVINNMTFDGAAQDAMSKAVRDALIGFMAATAEAQAETLKEAQKAGIEHAKGQGKFRGRKPGFDRQQYAMIVDLLSKGAPMTNIAKEAGVSRQTVYRIKDDMAGAEAMLERWE